The Corynebacterium qintianiae genome has a window encoding:
- a CDS encoding helix-turn-helix domain-containing protein, with translation MTKLFAGGRIRTVRRQHDLTQVDMARRIGISTSYLNQLENDQRPLTVSVLVQLTRVFGLDPAYFSGDDERRTLAELSGLLPSVPQDVLRNVIARYPGVADSILAIPRTIGVEAVNPYTAVRNFFQDSRNYFDDLDRAAEDLASGARGRQARLTSLAAAFDQRLGYTVRFNQAAELVGGPRSAVDAPARELRLRAGLTEAQQCFELAYHYGLLTHSSLIDAHLDARPGTMEVGKSRAIARHGLAQYYAAAVTMPYTEILETAVSTRYDIEVTAARFGTSFESTCQRLGTLQRPGAAAVPFFFIRTDRAGNISKRQSTTSFPFAMSGGTCPLWVVHRAFDTPNRVTRQVSVMPDGGRFLWVARMVQGPTSGFGEPRQENAVALGCDIAHAEQLVYADGLDLSPGSATPIGPGCEMCPRDSCPQRAFPKL, from the coding sequence ATGACGAAGCTTTTCGCGGGGGGACGGATTCGGACGGTGCGCCGCCAGCACGACCTGACCCAGGTGGATATGGCACGTCGGATCGGCATCTCCACCAGCTACCTCAACCAGCTGGAGAATGACCAGCGCCCATTGACTGTCTCTGTCCTCGTCCAGCTCACGCGGGTTTTCGGCCTCGACCCCGCCTACTTCTCGGGCGACGACGAACGCCGCACCCTCGCTGAACTGTCGGGCCTGCTCCCGTCCGTTCCCCAGGACGTGCTGCGCAACGTGATCGCCCGCTACCCCGGTGTGGCCGACAGCATCCTGGCCATCCCGCGCACCATCGGGGTCGAGGCCGTGAACCCGTATACCGCGGTGCGCAATTTTTTCCAGGACAGCCGCAACTACTTCGACGACCTCGACCGCGCGGCGGAGGATTTGGCCTCCGGAGCGCGAGGGCGCCAGGCGCGGCTCACCAGTCTCGCGGCAGCCTTCGACCAGCGCCTCGGTTACACAGTGCGGTTCAACCAGGCGGCCGAGCTTGTCGGCGGCCCCCGCTCCGCCGTCGACGCCCCAGCGCGCGAGCTACGCCTGCGCGCCGGGCTCACCGAGGCCCAGCAGTGTTTCGAGTTGGCCTACCACTACGGTCTCCTGACTCACAGCTCGCTTATCGACGCCCACTTGGACGCCCGCCCCGGCACCATGGAGGTGGGGAAGTCGAGGGCGATCGCCCGCCACGGCTTGGCGCAGTATTACGCCGCCGCGGTGACCATGCCCTACACGGAGATTTTGGAAACGGCTGTGAGCACCCGGTACGACATTGAGGTGACCGCGGCGCGGTTCGGCACCAGCTTCGAGTCCACCTGTCAGCGCCTGGGCACCCTTCAGCGGCCCGGCGCGGCCGCCGTACCTTTCTTTTTCATCCGCACCGACCGCGCCGGCAATATTTCCAAGCGCCAGTCCACTACGTCATTCCCGTTCGCGATGTCCGGAGGCACGTGCCCGCTGTGGGTGGTGCACCGCGCCTTCGACACCCCGAACCGGGTGACACGCCAGGTCTCCGTCATGCCCGACGGCGGCCGGTTCCTGTGGGTGGCGCGCATGGTGCAGGGGCCCACCTCCGGTTTCGGCGAGCCCCGCCAAGAGAACGCGGTCGCGCTCGGCTGTGACATCGCGCACGCCGAGCAGCTCGTCTACGCCGACGGTCTGGATCTCAGCCCCGGCTCCGCCACCCCAATCGGCCCCGGTTGCGAGATGTGCCCGCGCGACAGCTGCCCGCAGAGGGCGTTCCCGAAACTGTAG
- the prpD gene encoding 2-methylcitrate dehydratase PrpD, whose protein sequence is MINHEVRTHLSAEEFPIEEHLAYKVAKVAADAVEVPEDTKEMIINRIIDNASVAVASFARRPVTSARVMAQAHPVTEGGAPVFGVDGNYSAEWVAFANGTAVRELDFHDTFLAAEYSHPGDNIPPILAVAQHKNLDGKALIRGIATGYEIQVNLVKGISLHEFKIDHVAHLGPSVAAGIGTMLGLDVDTIYQAVGQALHTTTATRQSRKGLISSWKASAPAFAGKMAIEAVDRAMRGEGAPAPIWEGEDGVIAWLLHSPERTYVVPLPADGEEKRAILDTYTKEHSAEYQAQAPIDLARRMKATIAQEGKTTADIESVVLHTSHHTHYVIGTGANDPQKMDPTASRETLDHSIMYMFAVALEDGTWHHVDSYTPERAGRPETVELWHKVSTVEDPEWTRRYHSTDPNEKAFGAKAFITFSDGTVIEDEMAVADAHPLGARPFGREDYIRKFRTLAEGIVSPEEQERFLAAAQDLENLTDLRELNVRVTDEAAAQAPETPAGIF, encoded by the coding sequence ATGATCAACCACGAAGTACGCACCCACCTCTCCGCCGAAGAATTCCCGATCGAGGAGCACCTGGCCTACAAGGTGGCCAAGGTCGCCGCGGACGCAGTCGAGGTCCCGGAGGACACCAAGGAGATGATCATCAACCGGATCATCGACAACGCCTCCGTCGCCGTCGCCTCCTTCGCGCGCCGCCCCGTCACCTCCGCCCGCGTCATGGCGCAGGCACACCCCGTCACCGAGGGCGGAGCCCCGGTCTTCGGCGTCGACGGCAACTATTCTGCGGAGTGGGTCGCCTTCGCCAACGGCACCGCCGTGCGCGAGCTCGACTTCCACGACACCTTCCTCGCGGCCGAATACTCCCACCCGGGCGACAACATTCCGCCGATCCTCGCCGTGGCCCAGCACAAGAACCTCGACGGCAAGGCCCTGATCCGCGGCATCGCCACCGGGTACGAGATCCAGGTCAACCTGGTCAAGGGCATCTCCCTGCACGAGTTCAAGATCGACCACGTCGCGCACCTCGGCCCGTCGGTCGCGGCTGGCATCGGCACCATGCTCGGCCTCGACGTCGATACCATTTACCAGGCCGTCGGCCAGGCACTGCACACCACAACCGCCACCCGCCAGTCGCGCAAGGGCCTGATATCGTCCTGGAAGGCGTCCGCCCCGGCTTTCGCCGGCAAGATGGCAATTGAGGCCGTCGACCGGGCGATGCGCGGAGAGGGCGCGCCCGCCCCGATCTGGGAGGGTGAGGACGGCGTCATCGCGTGGCTGCTGCACTCTCCGGAGCGCACCTACGTCGTGCCGCTGCCGGCCGACGGCGAGGAGAAGCGCGCCATCCTGGACACCTACACCAAGGAGCACTCCGCGGAATACCAGGCGCAGGCCCCGATCGACCTGGCCCGCCGCATGAAGGCCACGATTGCCCAGGAGGGCAAGACCACCGCCGACATCGAGTCGGTGGTCCTGCACACCTCGCACCACACCCACTACGTCATCGGTACCGGTGCGAACGACCCCCAGAAGATGGATCCGACCGCCTCGCGTGAGACCCTCGACCACTCGATCATGTACATGTTCGCTGTGGCCCTCGAGGACGGTACCTGGCACCACGTCGACTCCTACACCCCGGAGCGCGCGGGCCGCCCGGAGACCGTCGAGCTGTGGCACAAGGTCTCCACGGTGGAGGACCCGGAGTGGACGCGCCGCTACCACTCGACCGACCCGAATGAGAAGGCCTTCGGCGCCAAGGCGTTCATCACCTTCTCCGACGGCACCGTCATCGAGGACGAGATGGCTGTCGCCGACGCCCACCCGCTCGGCGCCCGCCCCTTTGGCCGCGAGGACTACATCCGCAAGTTCCGCACCCTGGCCGAGGGCATCGTTTCCCCGGAGGAGCAGGAGCGCTTCCTCGCCGCCGCGCAGGACCTGGAGAACCTCACCGATTTGCGCGAGCTCAACGTCCGCGTCACCGACGAGGCAGCTGCGCAGGCCCCCGAGACACCGGCAGGCATCTTCTGA
- the prpB gene encoding methylisocitrate lyase, whose protein sequence is MFAPVKTPHERRQALRDSLNSPTITKLPGAFSPLVARLIEDIGGFEGVYVSGAVVANDLGLPDIGLTTLTEVAARSRQIARVTNLPVLVDADTGFGEPMSSARTVSEFEAAGVAALHLEDQVNPKRCGHLDGKEVVPRDLMLRRITAAVRERSDDAFVICARTDAAGIEGIDAAIERAKAYADAGADLIFTEALYSEADFEKFRAAVDIPLLANMTEFGKTDLIPAGRLEELGYNAVIWPVTTFRTAMGQTEAMLREIAQTGTQEAWLDRMQHRSRLYELVRYDEYNQFDQSVFTYSVDTYSQKFEK, encoded by the coding sequence ATGTTCGCTCCAGTAAAGACGCCCCACGAGCGTCGTCAAGCGTTGCGCGACTCACTGAACTCGCCCACGATCACCAAGTTGCCGGGCGCTTTCTCCCCGCTGGTGGCGCGGTTGATCGAAGACATCGGCGGATTCGAGGGCGTGTACGTTTCCGGCGCCGTCGTGGCAAACGACCTCGGACTGCCCGACATCGGCCTGACCACCTTGACGGAGGTCGCCGCCCGTTCGCGCCAGATCGCGCGGGTAACCAACCTGCCCGTGCTTGTCGACGCCGACACCGGCTTCGGTGAACCCATGAGCTCCGCGCGCACCGTCTCCGAGTTCGAGGCCGCCGGCGTGGCCGCCCTCCACCTCGAGGACCAGGTCAACCCCAAGCGCTGCGGCCACCTCGACGGCAAGGAGGTCGTGCCCCGCGACCTCATGCTGCGCCGCATCACCGCGGCCGTGCGCGAGCGCAGCGACGATGCTTTCGTCATCTGCGCGCGCACCGACGCCGCCGGCATCGAAGGCATTGACGCCGCGATCGAGCGTGCCAAGGCCTACGCCGACGCGGGCGCGGACCTCATCTTCACTGAGGCGCTGTACTCGGAGGCCGACTTCGAGAAATTCCGCGCCGCCGTGGACATCCCGCTGCTGGCCAACATGACCGAGTTCGGCAAGACCGACCTTATCCCCGCCGGCCGCCTCGAAGAACTCGGTTACAACGCGGTGATCTGGCCGGTAACCACGTTCCGCACCGCGATGGGACAGACCGAGGCGATGCTGCGCGAGATCGCCCAGACGGGCACCCAGGAAGCGTGGCTGGACCGCATGCAGCACCGCTCCCGCCTGTACGAGCTCGTTCGCTACGACGAGTACAACCAGTTCGACCAATCCGTGTTCACCTATTCAGTGGACACCTACAGCCAGAAGTTCGAGAAGTAG
- a CDS encoding bifunctional 2-methylcitrate synthase/citrate synthase — translation MTEQEVRKGLYGVIADYTAISKVNPETNSLLYRGYPVQELADNVSFEEVALLLWNGELPTDAELQEFYAKARARRGLDDELIGVIEAMPKDCHPMDVVRTAVSFLGSRDEHKFTRDADHIRDVALTLLTKLPTIVALDIRRRRGEGYIEPDANRGYAENFLWMVFGDGEGSPATIPSDIEAFEKSMILYAEHSFNASTFAARVITSTNSDTWSAVTGAIGALKGPLHGGANEFVMHNLVEIGDPAKTEEWTLNKLKNKELVMGFGHRVYKKGDSRVPTMEACFKKLAAEHPEKDAAKWVEMYDIMAKTMYDNTSIHIMPNLDFPAGPAYYILGFGIEFFTPLFVMARITGWTAHIIEQYSNPTIIRPLAAYNGPDERHVPEK, via the coding sequence ATGACTGAGCAGGAAGTGCGCAAGGGCCTGTACGGCGTCATCGCCGACTACACGGCGATCTCCAAAGTCAACCCCGAAACTAATTCGCTGCTGTACCGCGGCTACCCGGTGCAGGAACTGGCCGACAACGTCAGCTTCGAAGAGGTGGCGCTGTTGCTGTGGAACGGCGAGCTGCCCACCGACGCGGAGCTGCAGGAATTCTACGCCAAGGCGCGCGCGCGGCGCGGGCTTGACGACGAGCTGATCGGCGTGATCGAGGCCATGCCGAAGGATTGCCACCCGATGGACGTGGTGCGCACGGCGGTGTCCTTCCTCGGTTCGCGCGACGAGCACAAGTTCACCCGGGACGCGGACCACATCCGCGATGTCGCGCTCACGCTCTTGACCAAGCTGCCGACCATCGTGGCGCTGGACATTCGCCGCCGTCGGGGCGAGGGCTACATCGAGCCGGATGCCAACCGCGGGTACGCCGAAAACTTCCTGTGGATGGTGTTCGGCGACGGCGAGGGATCGCCGGCCACCATCCCCTCCGACATTGAGGCGTTTGAGAAGTCGATGATCCTCTACGCGGAGCACTCCTTCAACGCCTCGACCTTCGCGGCCCGCGTGATCACCTCCACCAACTCCGATACCTGGTCCGCCGTCACCGGCGCGATCGGTGCGCTGAAGGGCCCGCTGCACGGCGGCGCGAACGAGTTCGTGATGCACAACCTCGTCGAGATCGGCGACCCGGCCAAGACCGAGGAGTGGACTCTGAACAAGCTCAAGAACAAGGAGCTTGTCATGGGGTTCGGCCACCGCGTGTACAAGAAGGGTGACTCGCGTGTGCCCACCATGGAGGCCTGCTTCAAGAAGCTGGCCGCCGAGCACCCGGAGAAGGACGCGGCGAAGTGGGTCGAGATGTACGACATCATGGCCAAGACCATGTACGACAACACGTCGATCCACATCATGCCTAACCTGGACTTCCCGGCCGGGCCGGCCTACTACATTCTCGGTTTCGGTATCGAATTCTTCACGCCGCTGTTCGTGATGGCCCGCATTACCGGCTGGACCGCCCACATCATCGAGCAGTACAGCAATCCGACAATCATCCGCCCGCTGGCCGCCTACAACGGGCCGGACGAGCGCCACGTGCCGGAGAAGTAG
- a CDS encoding M20 metallopeptidase family protein, giving the protein MTDNDLSGLYEKIDAAASEVAQDVIEWRHHIHQNPELSNREENTEKFILERLEEIGIDGDDIVSGIAGHGVVAYIRGGNTDGDPRTILLRADTDALPVKEDSGEEFASEKTDQDYPGGPFPIAHACGHDTHVAMLLGAAKVLHGLRDEINGDILLVFQPAEEGPPAGEDGGADLMVEEMDEQGFFNPAPSMAFGIHIGPAPVGSITYARGIQNAASETVKITIVGEQVHGSTPWQGIDPMPAVGDVLSNMGQIYRQIDVKERFSITLGHIVDQGRFNIVGKQVEIYGTVRSLTTDVVEDINRRIERYVTNIAEAHGCTGSVEFSDEIPPVVNAPEWIDAILPTYERVAGDKPVVEIPPSMGYDDVSEFIARFGGVYALLGGQDIAFTQDGKVEKVGDESRGMVPNHSPQFYVNDDALEYGVRLHAHVAVDHLMGELNAEVAGTEDEA; this is encoded by the coding sequence ATGACGGATAACGATCTGTCTGGCCTGTACGAAAAGATTGACGCAGCCGCGTCCGAGGTGGCCCAGGATGTCATCGAGTGGCGCCACCACATTCACCAGAACCCCGAGCTGTCGAACCGCGAAGAAAACACGGAGAAGTTCATCCTCGAGCGCCTCGAGGAGATCGGAATTGACGGGGACGACATCGTCTCCGGCATCGCCGGCCACGGCGTCGTGGCCTACATTCGGGGCGGCAACACCGACGGTGACCCCCGCACCATCCTCTTGCGGGCCGACACCGACGCTTTGCCAGTCAAGGAAGATTCCGGGGAAGAGTTCGCTTCCGAGAAGACGGACCAGGATTACCCCGGTGGGCCATTCCCGATTGCGCACGCCTGCGGCCACGACACCCATGTCGCGATGCTTCTCGGTGCCGCCAAGGTGCTTCATGGCCTGCGCGACGAGATCAACGGTGACATCTTGCTTGTGTTCCAACCCGCCGAGGAAGGTCCGCCGGCAGGCGAAGACGGCGGTGCGGACCTGATGGTCGAAGAAATGGATGAGCAGGGTTTCTTCAACCCCGCCCCCTCCATGGCGTTTGGCATCCACATCGGACCGGCGCCGGTGGGGTCCATCACGTATGCACGCGGCATTCAGAACGCCGCCTCCGAGACGGTAAAAATCACCATTGTGGGTGAACAGGTCCACGGCTCGACCCCATGGCAGGGAATTGACCCGATGCCGGCTGTGGGAGACGTGCTGAGCAACATGGGGCAGATCTATCGCCAGATTGACGTGAAGGAACGGTTCTCGATCACGCTCGGCCACATTGTCGACCAAGGCCGCTTCAACATTGTGGGCAAGCAGGTGGAGATTTACGGTACCGTGCGCTCACTGACGACGGACGTCGTTGAGGACATCAACCGCCGCATCGAGCGCTACGTCACCAACATCGCTGAGGCGCACGGTTGCACGGGCTCGGTTGAGTTCTCGGACGAGATCCCGCCGGTGGTCAACGCGCCCGAATGGATCGACGCTATTCTCCCAACTTATGAGCGCGTGGCTGGCGACAAGCCGGTTGTCGAGATCCCGCCGTCGATGGGCTACGACGACGTCTCCGAGTTCATCGCCCGTTTCGGCGGCGTCTACGCCCTCCTCGGCGGCCAGGACATCGCGTTCACGCAGGACGGGAAGGTGGAGAAGGTCGGCGACGAAAGCCGCGGCATGGTGCCTAACCACAGCCCGCAGTTCTACGTCAACGACGACGCACTCGAATACGGCGTGCGCCTCCACGCCCACGTGGCAGTGGACCACCTCATGGGTGAGCTCAACGCCGAGGTAGCGGGCACCGAGGACGAAGCCTAA
- a CDS encoding pyruvate carboxylase, producing MNQPLPHFNKVLVANRGEIAVRAFRAAFETGAKTVAVYPREDRNSFHRPFADEAVQIGVEGQPVRAYLDIDEIISAAKKSGADAVYPGYGFLSERAELARACADNGIRFIGPSPETLDLTGDKAAAVHAAERAGLPTLKDSEPSDDPAQLAEYAKDFEFPVFVKAVAGGGGRGMRFIERPEDVEKLAAEASREAEAAFGDSRVYIERAVINPQHIEVQILADGQGNVMHLFERDCSLQRRHQKVVEIAPAQHITQEQREKICADAVRFCREINYEGAGTVEFLVDERGNHVFIEMNPRVQVEHTVTEEVTGVDIVRSQLYIAAGATLDDLGLSQDGVTLTGAALQCRITTEDPANGFRPDSGLITGYRSPGGAGVRLDGSVGVGTEITPNFDSLLVKMTCRGKDFQIAVDRSLRALNEFSVTGVSTNIGFLRQLLSDPDFRFERINTNFITDHPSLLEAPAAGDEAGRILDYVASVTVNQPNGPRPTNIAPSKKLPELNYGDVPRGSRDDLLELGPAKWAEKLRAQTALGVTDTTFRDAHQSLLATRIRTNTLIAAAKHVGHLTPQLTSVEAWGGATYDVAMRFLHESPWMRLDEMREALPNVNLQMLLRGRNTVGYTPYPESVTKAFVTEAARSGIDIFRIFDALNDVSQMRPAIDAVLETNTTVAEVAMAYSGNLLDPNEDLYTLDYYLNLAEEIVGTGAHVLAIKDMAGLMRPAAATRLVGALRERFDLPIHVHTHDTAGGQLATYLAAAAAGADVVDVASAPLAGTTSQPSMSALVAAFANTERDTGLSLEAVSDMEPYWEAVRQVYAPFESGIPGPTGRVYRHEIPGGQLSNLRTQANALGLGDRFELIEDYYAAVNEILGRPTKVTPSSKVVGDLALHLVGAGVEPHVFAENPRKFDIPESVIGFLQGELGTPPGGWPLLRDKALEDRTVVDRTVEVPAQAAEALASDECKVRRATLDKLLFPKQYEEFVEHRRTYGITDQLSDKTFFYGLVEGEENLIYYGEVDEEKTPLVVRLEAIGDADDKGMRQVILTVNGQVRPLRVRDESAESSVAEVEKADSSNPGHVAAPFAGVVNVTVAAGDEVKAGDQVASIEAMKMEAAISAPKDGTVERVALTQATKVEGGDLVVVIS from the coding sequence GTGAATCAACCCCTTCCGCACTTCAACAAAGTTCTCGTGGCCAACCGCGGTGAGATCGCGGTCCGCGCGTTCCGCGCCGCCTTCGAGACGGGAGCGAAGACCGTCGCCGTCTATCCGCGCGAGGACCGCAACTCCTTCCACCGTCCGTTCGCCGACGAGGCCGTGCAGATTGGTGTCGAAGGCCAGCCAGTCCGCGCGTACCTCGACATCGACGAGATCATCAGTGCCGCGAAAAAGTCCGGCGCGGATGCTGTCTATCCCGGTTACGGGTTCCTCTCGGAGCGGGCGGAGCTGGCTCGTGCGTGCGCGGATAATGGCATCAGGTTCATCGGCCCCTCGCCGGAGACCCTCGACCTGACCGGTGACAAGGCGGCCGCGGTCCATGCCGCGGAGCGCGCCGGGTTGCCCACATTGAAGGATTCGGAGCCCTCGGACGACCCGGCTCAGCTTGCCGAGTACGCCAAGGACTTCGAATTCCCTGTATTCGTCAAGGCGGTCGCGGGCGGCGGCGGTCGCGGAATGAGGTTCATCGAGCGTCCGGAGGACGTCGAAAAGCTCGCTGCGGAAGCCTCGCGCGAGGCGGAGGCAGCATTCGGTGATTCCCGGGTCTACATCGAGCGCGCGGTGATTAACCCGCAGCACATCGAGGTGCAGATTCTTGCCGACGGCCAGGGCAACGTCATGCACCTCTTCGAGCGCGACTGTTCGCTCCAGCGCCGCCACCAGAAAGTCGTCGAGATCGCGCCTGCGCAGCACATCACTCAGGAGCAGCGCGAAAAGATCTGCGCCGATGCTGTGCGCTTCTGCCGGGAGATCAACTACGAGGGTGCCGGAACCGTCGAGTTCCTCGTGGATGAGCGCGGCAACCACGTCTTCATCGAGATGAACCCGCGCGTGCAGGTCGAGCACACCGTGACCGAGGAGGTCACCGGTGTCGACATCGTGCGCTCCCAGCTCTACATCGCCGCCGGCGCGACGCTTGACGACCTAGGACTGAGCCAGGACGGGGTCACCCTGACGGGCGCGGCGCTGCAGTGCCGCATCACCACCGAGGACCCGGCCAACGGTTTCCGCCCCGACTCCGGGCTGATCACCGGCTACCGCTCGCCGGGCGGCGCGGGCGTGCGTCTCGACGGCTCAGTCGGCGTCGGCACAGAGATCACCCCGAACTTCGACTCCCTGCTGGTGAAAATGACCTGCCGCGGCAAGGACTTCCAGATCGCGGTCGACCGATCCCTGCGCGCGCTCAACGAGTTCAGCGTCACCGGCGTCTCCACCAACATCGGGTTCCTGCGCCAGCTGCTCTCAGATCCGGACTTCCGCTTTGAGCGCATCAACACCAACTTCATCACCGATCATCCCTCCCTGCTCGAAGCGCCGGCGGCGGGTGACGAGGCCGGCCGCATCCTCGACTACGTGGCCTCCGTGACGGTGAACCAGCCGAACGGGCCACGCCCGACCAACATCGCGCCGTCGAAGAAACTGCCCGAGCTCAACTACGGCGATGTGCCGCGCGGCTCGCGCGACGACCTACTCGAGCTCGGCCCCGCCAAGTGGGCGGAAAAGCTGCGCGCCCAAACCGCCCTTGGCGTGACCGACACGACGTTCCGCGACGCCCACCAATCGCTGCTGGCCACCCGCATCCGCACCAACACGCTCATCGCCGCGGCGAAGCACGTCGGCCACCTCACCCCGCAGCTGACCTCGGTAGAAGCGTGGGGCGGGGCGACCTACGACGTGGCCATGCGCTTCCTCCACGAATCCCCGTGGATGCGTCTGGACGAGATGCGCGAAGCGCTGCCGAACGTCAATCTGCAGATGCTGCTGCGCGGCCGCAACACTGTCGGCTACACCCCGTACCCGGAAAGCGTGACCAAGGCATTCGTCACCGAGGCGGCACGGTCCGGCATCGACATCTTCCGCATCTTCGACGCGCTTAACGACGTCTCACAGATGCGCCCGGCCATCGATGCCGTGCTGGAGACCAACACCACCGTTGCCGAGGTGGCGATGGCGTACTCCGGTAACCTGCTCGACCCGAACGAGGACCTGTACACCCTGGATTACTACCTCAACCTGGCCGAAGAGATCGTCGGCACGGGCGCGCATGTGCTGGCCATCAAGGATATGGCCGGGTTGATGCGCCCGGCCGCGGCGACCCGCCTCGTGGGCGCGCTGCGCGAGCGCTTCGATCTGCCGATCCACGTGCACACCCACGACACCGCGGGCGGTCAGCTCGCGACCTACCTCGCCGCCGCGGCCGCCGGCGCCGATGTGGTCGACGTCGCCTCCGCACCGCTGGCGGGCACGACGTCGCAACCGTCGATGTCCGCGCTAGTAGCGGCGTTCGCCAACACCGAACGCGACACCGGCCTCTCGCTGGAAGCCGTGTCCGACATGGAACCCTACTGGGAGGCCGTGCGCCAGGTCTATGCCCCCTTCGAGTCCGGCATTCCCGGCCCGACCGGCCGCGTGTACAGGCACGAAATCCCGGGCGGCCAGCTTTCGAACCTTCGCACGCAGGCCAACGCGCTGGGCCTGGGCGACCGCTTCGAACTTATCGAAGACTACTACGCCGCGGTGAACGAGATCCTCGGGCGCCCGACGAAGGTGACGCCGTCGTCGAAGGTCGTGGGTGACCTCGCCCTGCACCTCGTGGGCGCGGGCGTGGAACCGCACGTCTTCGCCGAGAACCCCCGCAAGTTCGACATCCCCGAGTCCGTCATCGGGTTCCTCCAGGGCGAGCTGGGAACCCCTCCCGGCGGCTGGCCGCTACTGCGCGACAAGGCGCTGGAGGACCGCACCGTGGTCGACCGCACCGTCGAAGTGCCTGCCCAGGCCGCTGAGGCGTTGGCCTCCGACGAATGCAAGGTACGCCGCGCCACGCTGGACAAGCTGCTGTTCCCGAAACAGTACGAGGAGTTCGTGGAACACCGCCGCACCTACGGCATCACCGACCAGCTCTCCGACAAGACCTTCTTCTACGGCCTTGTCGAGGGCGAGGAAAACCTGATCTACTACGGGGAAGTGGACGAGGAAAAGACGCCGCTCGTGGTGCGCTTGGAGGCGATCGGCGACGCCGACGATAAGGGAATGCGTCAGGTCATCCTCACCGTCAACGGCCAGGTCCGCCCGCTGCGTGTGCGGGATGAAAGCGCGGAGTCCTCCGTCGCGGAGGTGGAAAAAGCGGATTCATCGAACCCGGGCCACGTCGCCGCGCCATTCGCCGGTGTAGTCAACGTGACAGTCGCCGCGGGCGACGAAGTGAAGGCCGGCGACCAGGTGGCCTCTATCGAGGCGATGAAGATGGAGGCGGCGATCTCCGCTCCGAAGGACGGCACCGTCGAGCGCGTGGCGCTTACCCAGGCGACGAAGGTTGAGGGGGGAGACCTCGTGGTGGTGATCAGCTAG
- a CDS encoding GNAT family N-acetyltransferase, with product MAFTLHPATESDRTYLQRLNFLADVFGDEDGELSDDAVRGVESYVDDWDPQRDGGVIAFDSYRTPAGGVWLRYWKTPEEGHANLGPDVPELAIAVENRFAGNALGATLLDAACELARSQGAKRIALWVDPENPRARHRYEVFGFSDTGTGAATMAMDL from the coding sequence ATGGCTTTTACCCTCCACCCAGCGACTGAATCCGATCGAACCTACCTCCAGCGCCTGAACTTTCTAGCTGACGTGTTTGGAGACGAAGACGGCGAACTTTCCGACGACGCCGTTCGCGGCGTCGAAAGTTACGTGGATGACTGGGACCCCCAGCGCGACGGGGGCGTCATTGCGTTTGACTCCTACCGCACTCCCGCCGGCGGGGTGTGGCTGCGCTACTGGAAAACCCCTGAGGAGGGCCACGCCAACCTCGGCCCGGATGTGCCGGAACTGGCCATTGCGGTTGAGAACCGGTTCGCCGGCAACGCGCTTGGGGCCACGCTTCTCGACGCTGCTTGCGAACTCGCCCGCTCGCAAGGCGCCAAGCGCATCGCCCTCTGGGTCGATCCGGAGAACCCGCGCGCCCGGCACCGCTACGAAGTGTTCGGATTCTCAGACACAGGCACGGGTGCAGCGACAATGGCGATGGATCTCTAG